In a genomic window of Chryseobacterium sp. G0162:
- a CDS encoding efflux transporter outer membrane subunit gives MRIFNIKNFLISGAMAAILVSCTVGKPYARTELQVPESYKESMQVTGDTVVLPWKTFFKDPKLIGLIDKALTRNNEVNVALKNIEQLDLMYKQAKLSLLPTLDLNAGANRSWASKNTLNGSLNEQFVGTTHMDDFSANLRLSWEVDIWGKAKMQKESAAAEYFAQKENLNAVKSRIIVQVAQAYYNLISLDEQMKIAEQNIELSNNTLKMMDLQFKAGQINSLAVQQSEAQKKTAELLIPLAKQNISIQENALSILCGEYPAKIERSGDLKMMIPGNKLSEGLPAQLLSRRPDLKMAEFNVISLNSKTGLAKAAMYPSISLSPQIGVNSNKFSSWFDIPGSITKAIAANLAAPIFQKKQLKTAYETALIEQEKAAINFKQSVMTAVGEVSDAMAKSQGTSERLQLLEQRTAILDKGIGDALKLYKSGMATYLEVITAQNNKLQNDLEAINVTLERLNAEVDLYRALGGGVE, from the coding sequence ATGAGAATATTTAATATAAAGAATTTCCTTATTTCAGGGGCAATGGCAGCGATACTGGTGTCCTGCACTGTAGGGAAACCTTATGCAAGAACAGAGCTTCAGGTGCCGGAATCCTACAAAGAATCTATGCAGGTAACAGGAGATACTGTAGTGCTACCGTGGAAAACGTTCTTCAAAGATCCTAAACTGATTGGTTTAATAGATAAAGCTTTAACAAGAAATAATGAAGTAAACGTTGCGCTGAAAAATATAGAACAGCTTGATCTGATGTATAAGCAAGCGAAGTTATCTCTTCTTCCAACATTGGATCTCAATGCCGGAGCCAACAGAAGCTGGGCTTCTAAAAATACACTTAACGGATCGCTTAATGAGCAGTTTGTAGGAACAACGCACATGGATGATTTCAGTGCCAATCTGAGACTTTCATGGGAGGTTGATATCTGGGGAAAAGCGAAAATGCAGAAAGAATCGGCGGCAGCGGAATACTTTGCTCAAAAAGAAAATTTAAATGCTGTAAAAAGCAGAATTATTGTTCAGGTGGCCCAGGCGTATTATAATCTGATAAGTTTAGATGAGCAGATGAAAATCGCGGAGCAGAATATTGAATTAAGTAATAATACCCTGAAAATGATGGATCTTCAGTTTAAGGCAGGACAGATCAACTCATTAGCGGTACAGCAATCAGAAGCGCAGAAGAAAACAGCAGAACTTTTGATTCCTTTAGCCAAACAGAATATATCCATTCAGGAGAATGCTTTGAGTATTCTTTGTGGAGAGTATCCAGCGAAGATTGAAAGATCAGGAGATTTGAAAATGATGATCCCGGGAAATAAGCTTTCAGAAGGACTTCCTGCACAATTATTAAGCCGCAGACCGGATCTTAAGATGGCTGAATTTAATGTGATAAGCCTGAATTCAAAAACAGGATTGGCAAAAGCAGCGATGTACCCAAGCATTAGTTTGAGTCCGCAGATTGGGGTAAATTCAAATAAATTCAGTTCATGGTTTGATATTCCGGGTTCTATTACTAAAGCAATTGCGGCGAACCTGGCAGCACCAATTTTTCAGAAAAAACAACTGAAAACAGCTTATGAAACGGCATTAATTGAACAGGAAAAAGCAGCAATCAACTTTAAACAGTCAGTAATGACGGCTGTTGGAGAAGTTTCTGATGCCATGGCGAAATCCCAGGGCACTTCAGAAAGATTACAGCTTTTAGAACAGAGAACAGCCATTTTAGATAAAGGAATCGGCGATGCGCTGAAGCTGTATAAAAGCGGAATGGCAACCTATCTTGAAGTGATTACAGCTCAGAATAATAAGCTTCAGAACGATCTGGAAGCGATCAACGTAACGTTGGAAAGATTAAATGCTGAGGTAGATCTATACCGTGCCCTAGGTGGTGGTGTAGAGTAA